CGTTTGTCGGCGTAGACAAAATACGTGTCGTCAAACGCACCAGCCTGTTTGGCGGCCAGCAAAAAGGGCACTGGCTCTGCCTGGCCCACGGCCAGTTTCAATGAGCTGGTGATGCGCTGCTTCTCTCGCACCCACTCCGCCAGTTCGTTGGCGTGGGATCGGGTGAGCTGACCCACGCGGTCGTCAATGCCATTCAAAGTGTCTTTGCGAACCACCACAAAAGTAGCCAGCGCCAGCGTTAGAAGTGAAAACACCGTGATCGCAACGCAAATGGCAATCAGCCGTGCACGCAGTGTTTGAAACATGTGGAGCGCCTTGAATGTAAGTGTTTGAAAATTATCTGCCAGCCGTTTCACAGGTGGCGCAAATTTTCGGCAACGGCCCACATGGTAGCTAGTTAGCAACAAAGTATGCACTAGCTACGGGAAATCACTGGCCCGTAAAAAAAGGCAAGTACCTGGAGATTGCAGGCCTAGTCAGCGCGGTTTTTCCTATGCAATGCACTGCATAGCCCTCTTTTGCTTTGAGGTATTGGGGATGGAAAGGCGAGGGAGAAACGTGGGCCAACTGGGGCGTGGTGGATAAAGCAGCCAGAGTCGTTACCGACCAAGGCTGGCCGCAACAGCATCGATTTATCTGGCATGGATCGGTGCAATTCAGCACTGCGAAATGACCAGCACCTTGGCCCCTGCCAGCCATGGCTGATGCCCCCGCCCCGAAAGAGGCAACTACTGCAAGGGCTCTTTCAAGACGGATGGAAGGGGAAGCACGGCAATGCCTTCGTCCAGCAATTGCACGGTTTCCTGCAGCGTGGCTTGCCCGCGAATGGCACGCTCATCGGCATCACCCGCATGGATTTTGCGAGCCTCTTCGGCGAAGCGAGAGCCCACATCTTCAGACTCGGCCACCATGCGACGGGCCTGGTGTAACCAAGCGGCGAGTTGCTGCGGATTGGGGGCGGGAGATTCCGGCTGGCGCACAGAGGGAGACTGAGCAAGGGGCTCGGGCGGCGTGGCCCCCAAGTTCAAGCGCGGGGCGCTGAGGCGCTTGTGCACCTGCTCATCACCGCACAAAGGGCATTGCACCAACCCCCTTTGGAGCTGAGACTGAAAGTCTTCTTCCGATGCAAACCAGCCTTCAAAGACATGTTCGCTACGGCACTGCAGATCAAGCACCTTCATGGCGACGAGCTTACGCGAGGGTCAGGCAATCAACCGCGACGGCGCACAAGGTAGCGGTAGATGAACCCAGGGAATGCCAACGTGACGAACAACGTACCCGTGATGGCGTAGAACTCCCAACCCTGCGGCGCATTCTGGCCCGCGCGGCGCTCCAGCAGCATGGCGCAGCCACCTACGATGAAATACAGCGCCACCAGCTCCAGCAGTCGAATGAACAGGGTTTTGTGAGGCCTTGCCACGGGCCCCACCAGCGCCAGCCGCTGGCTCAGAAACGGCAGGTTGGCCGCAACCAACGCCGCGAAAATCACCAACCAGATGGCGCCTGTTTGAGACACGGCTCAAAAATTCTGGATCAAGTCGCGAGTGCACGCACGATGGCGTTGGCACACAGCGTCATCAGCCCGCCAGGCAACAGACCCAGCACCAGCACCAAGGCGCCGTTGATCGTCAGCACCACACGGACGTCCAATGGAGCGGACACGTGGGTAGCGGTGAGTGGTGCGTCAAAGTACATCACCTTCACTACGCGCAGGTAATAGAAGGCACCAATCAGCGACATCATCACGGCAAACACGGCCAAGGCGATGTACAGATTCTGACCCGATGCCAGCAGGGATTGCAGCACAGAGAGCTTGGCGTAGAAGCCCACCATGGGCGGGATACCCGCCATGGAGAACAGGCACACGGCCATCACGCCGGCATACAAAGGGCTGCGTTGGTTCAATCCGGCCAGATCGGCAATCTCTTCGCTTTCAAAGCCTTCGCGGGCCAAGAGCAGGATGACACCGAAGGTGGCCAGGGTGGTCAGCACATAGGTGATGACGTAGAACATCGAGGCGCTGTAAGCGTTCTCTGCCACTGCCGAGTTCACTTGGCCATTGATCACGCCCGACAACAGACCCAGCAGCACAAAGCCCATTTGTGAAATGGTGGAGTAAGCCAACATGCGCTTGAGGTTGGTTTGCGCAATCGCCGCGAGGTTACCGACCAGCAAGGAGCCAATCGCCAACACAGCGAGCATTTGCTGCCAATCGATTGCCAGGGGCAACAGGCCATCCACCAACAGACGCATGGTGATGGCGAAAGCAGCCAACTTGGGCGCGCCACCAATCATGAGAGTAACGGCGGTAGGAGCACCTTGGTAAACGTCGGGGATCCACATGTGGAAAGGCACCACACCCAGCTTGAAAGCAAGGCCAGCCACCACGAACACCAGACCGAAGACCAGCACCTGGTGCTTGATTTGACCCGAAAGCACCGCCTTGAACACTTGGCCGATGTCCAAAGAGCCGGTAGCGCCGTAAAGCATGGACAGGCCGTACAGCAAGAAGCCACTGGCCATCGCACCCAAAACGAAGTACTTCATCGCCGCTTCAGTGGCCGTCGCGTTATCGCGACGCAAAGCCACCAGGGCGTAGCTGGACAGCGTCAACAATTCCAGACCCAGATAGATCACCAGGAAGTTGTTGCCGGAGATCATGATGAACATGCCCAGCAAGGCAAACATGGAGAGCGTGAACATCTCACCACCACGCAGCATGTCGCGGTCGGCAGCGTAAGGGCGGCCATACACCAGCGTCACCATGACAGCAATGGTGGCAAAACACTTGAGCCAATTGCCCATGGCATCACTGACCACCATGTTGCCAAAGCCGTAGAAGGTATTGCCACTGCTGGCGTAAACACCTTCCAGGGCGGCCACCACGGCCAAAGTGAGCATGGTCAGCACGTAGGTTGCAGTGCGCCGTGGGCTGTTCACCCCCAGATCGACCAGCGCAATCACGCAGGCCATCACAAGAAGCACGATCTCGGGGTAGACCGCAAGCCAGCTGATGTTGTCAATCATCTCAAATCTCTCAGTTCTGTCGGTCAGTTCAGCTTTTGCAAGGCCACGTGCTTGAGCAGTTCAGCCACCGAAGCGTCCATCACATCCGTGAACGGACGGGGGTACAGGCCCATCGCCAGCACGGCAATGGCAAGAAGCGCAAGCACCAAGAACTCACGGCTACCAATGTCCGTCAACTCCTTCACATGGCTGTTGCCCACAGGACCCAAGTAGACGCGCTTGAACATCCACAGTGTGTAGGCAGCACCAAAGATCAACGCCGTGGCAGCGGCCAGACCCACCCAGAAGTTGGCCTTCACGGCGCCCAGGATGACCATCCATTCGCCCACAAAACCAGCGGTTCCTGGCAGGCCGCAATTGGCCATCGCAAACAGCAGTGCAAATGCAGTGAAGTTGGGCATGGTGTTGACCACACCGCCGTAGGCAGCGATCTCACGGGAATGCACGCGGTCGTACAACACGCCGATCGACAGGAACATCGCGCCCGACACAAACCCGTGGGCAATCATCTGCACCAAACCGCCGGACACGCCCAGGTCATTGAAGATGAAGAAGCCGAGTGTGACAAACCCCATGTGGGCAACGGACGAGTAAGCCACCAGCTTCTTCATGTCCTTTTGCACCATGGCCACCAGACCCACGTAGATCACGGCCACCAGAGACAAACCGATCATCAGCCAAGCCCATTCGCGCGAGGCATCAGGGGCGATAGGCAGAGAAAAACGCAAGAAACCGTAGGCACCTAGCTTGAGCATGATG
This Acidovorax sp. 106 DNA region includes the following protein-coding sequences:
- a CDS encoding DUF1178 family protein; its protein translation is MKVLDLQCRSEHVFEGWFASEEDFQSQLQRGLVQCPLCGDEQVHKRLSAPRLNLGATPPEPLAQSPSVRQPESPAPNPQQLAAWLHQARRMVAESEDVGSRFAEEARKIHAGDADERAIRGQATLQETVQLLDEGIAVLPLPSVLKEPLQ
- the nuoN gene encoding NADH-quinone oxidoreductase subunit NuoN, which gives rise to MIDNISWLAVYPEIVLLVMACVIALVDLGVNSPRRTATYVLTMLTLAVVAALEGVYASSGNTFYGFGNMVVSDAMGNWLKCFATIAVMVTLVYGRPYAADRDMLRGGEMFTLSMFALLGMFIMISGNNFLVIYLGLELLTLSSYALVALRRDNATATEAAMKYFVLGAMASGFLLYGLSMLYGATGSLDIGQVFKAVLSGQIKHQVLVFGLVFVVAGLAFKLGVVPFHMWIPDVYQGAPTAVTLMIGGAPKLAAFAITMRLLVDGLLPLAIDWQQMLAVLAIGSLLVGNLAAIAQTNLKRMLAYSTISQMGFVLLGLLSGVINGQVNSAVAENAYSASMFYVITYVLTTLATFGVILLLAREGFESEEIADLAGLNQRSPLYAGVMAVCLFSMAGIPPMVGFYAKLSVLQSLLASGQNLYIALAVFAVMMSLIGAFYYLRVVKVMYFDAPLTATHVSAPLDVRVVLTINGALVLVLGLLPGGLMTLCANAIVRALAT
- a CDS encoding DUF2818 family protein, whose product is MSQTGAIWLVIFAALVAANLPFLSQRLALVGPVARPHKTLFIRLLELVALYFIVGGCAMLLERRAGQNAPQGWEFYAITGTLFVTLAFPGFIYRYLVRRRG